A genome region from Hevea brasiliensis isolate MT/VB/25A 57/8 chromosome 9, ASM3005281v1, whole genome shotgun sequence includes the following:
- the LOC110661130 gene encoding zinc finger protein 6-like, whose product MADIDHYHAKPNATNNSTLKLFGFNILENNIPVDSSKSLSGSPESEIEGRKYECQYCCREFANSQALGGHQNAHKKERQLLKRAQIQATRNLASSYVPTSMFSTLTPLPPHLLPPAMVPMAVQQHQHQSPSWFYTSYLSRPLLSGSERFVEDEVRVSDECLGLHARTSFPVQWSGIAGEDAGAHRDKGLGLDLHLSL is encoded by the coding sequence atggcTGATATTGATCACTATCATGCTAAACCTAATGCCACCAACAACTCAACCTTAAAGCTCTTCGGCTTCAATATTTTAGAGAATAATATTCCTGTGGATTCAAGCAAATCTCTATCTGGGTCTCCTGAATCAGAGATTGAAGGTCGAAAATATGAGTGTCAATATTGTTGCAGGGAGTTCGCCAACTCTCAAGCACTGGGTGGCCACCAAAACGCTCACAAGAAGGAAAGGCAGCTTCTAAAGCGCGCACAGATCCAAGCAACGCGTAACCTGGCATCTTCTTACGTCCCTACTTCCATGTTCTCCACCTTGACGCCGCTTCCACCCCATCTCCTACCTCCGGCGATGGTTCCGATGGCAGTGCAGCAGCATCAGCATCAGTCTCCTTCATGGTTTTACACGTCCTATTTGAGTCGCCCATTGCTTTCTGGGTCTGAAAGATTTGTTGAAGACGAGGTTCGAGTGTCCGATGAGTGTTTGGGACTTCATGCCAGAACTTCGTTCCCGGTGCAGTGGAGTGGGATCGCcggagaagatgctggggctcacCGGGATAAGGGGTTAGGTTTGGACTTGCATCTAAGTCTTTGA
- the LOC110661128 gene encoding chloroplastic group IIB intron splicing facilitator CRS2-B, chloroplastic isoform X2, whose amino-acid sequence MLHAVSTTIPCISCPRSSLFQQRLVSTRLSVRASLPDNSNGVKVEYTPWLIVGLGNPGNKYHGTRHNVGFEMIDQIAQAEGVVMNTIQSKALIGIGCIKEVPILLAKPQAYMNFSGESVGPLAAHYQVPLRHILLIYDEMSLPNGVVRIQPKGGHGHHNGVKNVIDHLDGCREFPRLCIGIGNPPGTMDMKAFLLQKFSLTEREQIDAALEQATEAVRNLVLNGFNQSMTRFNLGQKYKYHKV is encoded by the exons ATGTTGCATGCAGTCTCTACCACTATACCTTGCATTTCCTGTCCAAGAAGTTCTCTCTTTCAGCAAAGGCTAGTTTCCACTAGGCTGTCTGTACGTGCTTCGTTACCAGATAACAGCAATGGAGTTAAAGTAGAGTATACCCCTTGGCTAATTGTTGGATTGGGAAACCCTGGAAATAAGTACCATGGCACTAGGCACAAT GTTGGTTTTGAAATGATTGATCAAATTGCTCAAGCAGAAGGTGTTGTGATGAACACAATTCAATCGAAGGCATTGATTGGAATAG GTTGCATCAAAGAGGTTCCAATTCTTTTGGCAAAACCTCAGGCATACATGAACTTCAGTGGGGAATCG GTTGGACCACTTGCTGCCCATTATCAGGTGCCTTTGCGTCATATTTTATTG ATCTATGATGAGATGAGCCTACCTAATGGTGTCGTGAGGATTCAGCCAAAAGGAGGACATGGCCATCATAATGG AGTGAAGAATGTGATCGACCATCTGGATGGTTGTCGTGAATTTCCTCGATTGTGTATTG GTATTGGAAATCCACCTGGCACCATGGACATGAAAGCTTTTCTTCTACAGAAGTTCAGTTTAACAGAGAGAGAACAA ATTGATGCAGCATTAGAACAAGCGACTGAGGCAGTGAGGAACCTGGTGCTAAATGGATTCAACCAAAGTATGACTAGATTTAATCTGGGGCAAAAATACAAGTATCACAAGGTCTGA
- the LOC110661128 gene encoding chloroplastic group IIB intron splicing facilitator CRS2-B, chloroplastic isoform X1 produces MLHAVSTTIPCISCPRSSLFQQRLVSTRLSVRASLPDNSNGVKVEYTPWLIVGLGNPGNKYHGTRHNVIKCRFLCQVGFEMIDQIAQAEGVVMNTIQSKALIGIGCIKEVPILLAKPQAYMNFSGESVGPLAAHYQVPLRHILLIYDEMSLPNGVVRIQPKGGHGHHNGVKNVIDHLDGCREFPRLCIGIGNPPGTMDMKAFLLQKFSLTEREQIDAALEQATEAVRNLVLNGFNQSMTRFNLGQKYKYHKV; encoded by the exons ATGTTGCATGCAGTCTCTACCACTATACCTTGCATTTCCTGTCCAAGAAGTTCTCTCTTTCAGCAAAGGCTAGTTTCCACTAGGCTGTCTGTACGTGCTTCGTTACCAGATAACAGCAATGGAGTTAAAGTAGAGTATACCCCTTGGCTAATTGTTGGATTGGGAAACCCTGGAAATAAGTACCATGGCACTAGGCACAATGTAATTAAATGCAG ATTCTTATGTCAGGTTGGTTTTGAAATGATTGATCAAATTGCTCAAGCAGAAGGTGTTGTGATGAACACAATTCAATCGAAGGCATTGATTGGAATAG GTTGCATCAAAGAGGTTCCAATTCTTTTGGCAAAACCTCAGGCATACATGAACTTCAGTGGGGAATCG GTTGGACCACTTGCTGCCCATTATCAGGTGCCTTTGCGTCATATTTTATTG ATCTATGATGAGATGAGCCTACCTAATGGTGTCGTGAGGATTCAGCCAAAAGGAGGACATGGCCATCATAATGG AGTGAAGAATGTGATCGACCATCTGGATGGTTGTCGTGAATTTCCTCGATTGTGTATTG GTATTGGAAATCCACCTGGCACCATGGACATGAAAGCTTTTCTTCTACAGAAGTTCAGTTTAACAGAGAGAGAACAA ATTGATGCAGCATTAGAACAAGCGACTGAGGCAGTGAGGAACCTGGTGCTAAATGGATTCAACCAAAGTATGACTAGATTTAATCTGGGGCAAAAATACAAGTATCACAAGGTCTGA
- the LOC110661127 gene encoding uncharacterized protein LOC110661127 has translation MGEENYTLQSLFHALDPMSLILSHNSLDSDQPVPLKLTTDSYIMERGPRYRAYAELRESKLRMKILRQQERDESDFKQIPAKKQVKFQPNLTSSRKGSSVLAQSVPDFSCELRKENRKPPAELTPPSKKWSKVNGILSNSRGSKSASAGEKRNGNGGLMARKSYASVEELKGLSMAAATAINGENRGGRGSRGIGKTVLGHRQF, from the coding sequence atgggggaagaaaaCTACACTCTCCAATCTCTCTTCCATGCTCTCGACCCCATGTCCCTAATCCTTTCTCACAATTCCTTGGACTCTGACCAACCGGTCCCTTTGAAACTCACCACAGATAGTTACATCATGGAGAGAGGACCAAGATACAGAGCATATGCAGAGCTGCGAGAATCTAAGCTGAGAATGAAGATCTTAAGGCAACAAGAAAGAGACGAAAGTGATTTCAAACAAATTCCAGCAAAGAAACAAGTCAAATTTCAACCCAATTTGACTAGTTCAAGAAAAGGGTCTTCTGTTTTGGCCCAGTCAGTGCCTGATTTCTCTTGTGAGTTAAGAAAAGAGAATAGAAAACCGCCGGCAGAGTTGACTCCTCCATCGAAGAAATGGTCCAAGGTAAATGGGATTTTGTCGAATTCCAGAGGAAGTAAGTCAGCAAGTGCTGGAGAGAAAAGGAATGGAAATGGAGGACTAATGGCGAGAAAGAGCTATGCAAGTGTGGAAGAATTGAAGGGATTGTCAATGGCTGCAGCCACTGCTATAAATGGCGAAAACAGGGGAGGAAGAGGTAGCAGAGGAATTGGCAAGACAGTGCTGGGTCACAGGcaattttga